Proteins encoded within one genomic window of Mya arenaria isolate MELC-2E11 chromosome 13, ASM2691426v1:
- the LOC128215386 gene encoding low-density lipoprotein receptor-related protein 1-like produces the protein MDVCHKRDRFFCNVSKRCLNKYRVCDGENNCVNGEEESPPACDMETCRQNGKIFCNVSMQCIRKPFVCDRDKDCVNGEDESPAACALKRRCVSKWSLGVGCLRKCRPGYFGQFCEETCSKDCLNRTCNISSGICKDCSRTYLEGCTLECGQGCREKDGFPQCDRQTGKCLNGCVLNHYGNYCNVLCRNCKRNSSVVLCDSNGVCLYGCENGFWDEKCNSKCSANCKSDAYENRCNSSTGECLNGCTRGWSGLFCWDVSSLQATSTKLTDKENVNSLNTTLIAISAMFTVVVVVGGIICYVWGRKRFIRQQNERIEPGQVFPVGVPPRQQQSGYRERQNSNVYADIHEDTMEESHYICEQDNMNEVNPRRSVVESDSSIELNAARKSKKEEGLFGDLGQFQVDYIHAIAREECDNELGQLTMESPL, from the exons ATGGATGTATGCCATAAGAGGGACAGGTTTTTCTGTAACGTTTCCAAACGGTGCCTTAACAAATATCGTGTATGTGACGGAGAAAACAACTGTGTAAACGGTGAAGAGGAATCTCCTCCTGCTTGTG ACATGGAAACATGCCGTCAAAATGGCAAGATTTTTTGTAACGTCTCCATGCAGTGCATTAGAAAACCTTTCGTCTGTGACAGAGATAAAGACTGTGTAAACGGGGAGGATGAATCTCCCGCTGCCTGTG CTCTCAAACGAAGGTGTGTTTCGAAGTGGTCCTTAGGCGTTGGTTGCTTGCGTAAATGTAGACCTGGTTATTTTGGACAGTTTTGCGAGGAAACTTGTTCAAAAGACTGCTTAAATAGGACATGTAATATTTCAAGTGGAATTTGTAAGGACTGTTCACGAACGTATTTAGAAGGTTGTACACTAGAATGTGGACAAGGATGTCGAGAAAAAGACGGTTTCCCTCAGTGTGACAGACAAACTGGCAAATGCTTGAATGGCTGTGTTTTAAATCACTACGGAAATTATTGCAACGTTTTATGCAGAAACTGCAAAAGAAATTCCTCAGTTGTCCTATGCGATAGTAACGGTGTATGTCTTTATGGTTGTGAGAACGGTTTTTGGGACGAGAAGTGCAACTCCAAATGCAGTGCCAACTGTAAAAGTGACGCATATGAAAACCGGTGTAATTCATCCACCGGGGAATGTTTAAACGGCTGTACTCGTGGATGGAGTGGTTTATTCTGTTGGG atGTGAGCAGTTTGCAAGCTACGTCTACAAAATTGACCGATAAAGAGAACGTCAACTCCTTAAATACAACTTTGATAGCCATATCAGCTATGTTCACTGTAGTTGTCGTTGTTGGCGGGATTATCTGCTACGTATGGGGTCGAAAAAG GTTTATCCGTCAGCAGAATGAACGCATTGAGCCAGGACAAGTATTTCCAGTTGGCGTTCCACCAAGGCAACAGCAATCCGGGTATCGTGAACGGCAAAACTCTAACGTGTATGCCGACATCCACGAGG ATACCATGGAAGAAAGTCATTACATCTGTGAGCAAGACAATATGAACGAAGTAAATCCCAGACGTAGCGTCGTAGAATCTGATAGCAGCATTGAATTGAACGCTGCCAGAAAAAGCAAAAAGGAGGAAGGACTATTTGGTGATTTAGGACAATTTCAAGTGGATTATATTCATGCTATTGCAAGGGAAGAATGTGATAACGAATTAGGTCAACTCACTATGGAGTCTCCACTATAA